Proteins encoded by one window of Geobacter sp. DSM 9736:
- a CDS encoding bifunctional homocysteine S-methyltransferase/methylenetetrahydrofolate reductase has protein sequence MNFLDRARNEVLVGDGAIGTMLYSKGVSLDASFEHLNLVRPELVEELHREYLEAGAQVIETNTFGANRTKLGLIGLENKVEKINRRGAELARRAADAAGRSAFIAGSVGPLARPKGEEQDLSPDDVLSVFREQCTALANGGADLFILETFSDLEQLKLALTAARETGLPAVASMAFLEGGRTGGGIEVERMATALTEAGASLIGANCGAGPLEVLRNLERMAAVTEIPLAAYANNGFPEYRDGRYIYRTTPDYFAERALEMASAGARLIGGCCGTTPDHIRRIAERLKGVRPGRRAVVIQVAAPESPRGAAEPSRGFLSGWGKQPVVTVELDPPRGLDCTKVIAGSRALKEAGADAINLAENPLARVRMGNIALASLIQREVGIEVIVHITCRDRNILGLQSDLMGASLLGIRSILAVTGDPARLGEHAGATSVFDLNSFGLIKLLSDMNAGVNSLGSPIGAGTGFTIGAAFNPNTPRMEVQAARLAKKVANGAAFAQTQPIYDGKRLAEMLAHTEPLGIPVLPGILPLVSERNCEYLHNEVPGIIIPDEVRRRMRGKEKEAGVQEGLNIAAEFISETKHSVGGFYLIPPFGKWEVAIELIRMIKGKKS, from the coding sequence GTGAATTTCCTGGACAGAGCAAGAAATGAAGTATTGGTCGGAGACGGCGCCATCGGCACCATGCTATACAGCAAGGGGGTAAGCCTCGACGCCAGCTTCGAACATTTGAATCTAGTGCGCCCCGAACTGGTAGAAGAGCTCCATCGTGAGTATCTGGAAGCGGGAGCGCAAGTCATCGAAACCAACACCTTCGGGGCGAACCGCACCAAACTCGGCCTTATCGGGCTTGAGAACAAGGTGGAGAAAATCAACCGGCGCGGTGCGGAACTCGCTCGACGCGCAGCCGACGCAGCAGGAAGAAGCGCATTCATCGCCGGTTCCGTCGGCCCCCTCGCCCGGCCGAAGGGGGAGGAGCAGGATCTTTCTCCGGACGACGTTCTGTCGGTATTCAGGGAACAATGCACCGCCCTTGCCAATGGAGGGGCCGATCTATTCATATTGGAGACATTCTCGGACCTGGAGCAGCTGAAACTTGCACTGACGGCAGCTCGGGAAACAGGTTTGCCTGCTGTCGCAAGCATGGCGTTTCTGGAAGGGGGAAGGACCGGCGGCGGCATTGAAGTGGAAAGAATGGCGACTGCACTCACTGAAGCCGGAGCCAGCCTCATCGGCGCCAACTGTGGTGCGGGTCCCCTCGAGGTACTGCGCAATCTTGAGCGGATGGCTGCAGTCACGGAAATTCCGCTTGCTGCGTATGCCAACAACGGCTTTCCTGAATATCGGGACGGGCGCTACATTTACCGGACCACCCCGGATTACTTCGCCGAGCGGGCTCTGGAGATGGCCTCCGCGGGTGCCAGACTTATCGGCGGCTGCTGCGGAACCACACCTGACCACATCCGGAGAATCGCCGAAAGGCTGAAGGGGGTGCGGCCGGGCCGTCGGGCTGTGGTGATTCAGGTTGCAGCACCGGAATCGCCCCGCGGGGCGGCGGAACCCTCCCGCGGCTTTCTTTCCGGATGGGGGAAGCAGCCGGTTGTAACCGTAGAACTCGATCCTCCGCGGGGGCTGGACTGCACCAAGGTCATCGCCGGAAGCAGGGCCCTGAAGGAGGCTGGCGCCGACGCCATAAACCTTGCCGAAAATCCCCTTGCGCGGGTGCGGATGGGGAACATCGCACTCGCCAGCCTCATCCAGCGCGAAGTGGGAATCGAAGTGATAGTACACATAACCTGCCGTGACAGAAACATCCTGGGCCTTCAGTCGGACCTCATGGGTGCGAGTCTCCTCGGCATCCGCTCCATTCTCGCCGTTACCGGCGATCCCGCCCGGCTCGGGGAGCATGCAGGTGCGACATCGGTGTTCGACCTCAACTCGTTCGGCCTCATCAAACTGCTTTCCGACATGAATGCAGGCGTGAACAGCCTCGGCAGCCCCATCGGCGCCGGCACCGGCTTCACCATCGGCGCCGCCTTCAACCCCAATACGCCCAGGATGGAAGTGCAGGCCGCGCGTCTTGCAAAAAAGGTGGCAAACGGCGCAGCCTTCGCCCAGACACAGCCCATCTACGACGGCAAACGGCTCGCGGAGATGCTCGCCCACACCGAGCCTCTCGGCATACCGGTGCTGCCGGGCATCCTGCCGCTCGTAAGCGAGCGCAACTGCGAGTACCTCCATAACGAGGTGCCGGGAATCATCATCCCGGATGAGGTGAGGCGACGGATGCGGGGCAAGGAGAAGGAGGCGGGGGTTCAGGAGGGTCTCAACATCGCCGCTGAGTTCATATCCGAAACTAAACACAGCGTTGGCGGCTTCTACCTCATCCCCCCTTTCGGCAAATGGGAAGTTGCAATCGAGCTGATCAGGATGATAAAGGGGAAGAAGTCGTGA
- a CDS encoding DedA family protein: protein MLHTAIEWLLATILKFGYPGIFLLMAMESSVIPVPSELVMPPAGYWAADGKMNIWVAILCGTVGSLVGAYANYFAAQYLGRPLVLKYGKYVGISAEKFAKVESFFHKHGEISTFIGRLLPVVRHLISLPAGLARMNHFKFSIYTLLGAGIWCSVLAWIGYVLGENQDLIMKYSHQAVIGVILFSVVLIAVYVWRHRRKSL, encoded by the coding sequence ATGCTCCATACGGCAATCGAGTGGCTTCTCGCCACCATTCTCAAGTTTGGCTACCCGGGCATTTTCCTGCTCATGGCGATGGAGAGTTCCGTCATCCCGGTTCCAAGCGAACTGGTCATGCCCCCCGCCGGGTACTGGGCTGCCGACGGGAAGATGAATATCTGGGTCGCCATTCTCTGCGGCACTGTCGGGAGCCTGGTCGGCGCCTACGCCAACTACTTTGCGGCACAGTACCTCGGCCGCCCGCTGGTGCTCAAGTACGGAAAATATGTGGGGATCAGTGCTGAGAAGTTTGCAAAGGTGGAGTCATTCTTCCATAAACATGGGGAAATATCAACGTTCATCGGTCGCCTGCTGCCGGTGGTGCGCCATCTTATCTCGCTTCCGGCGGGGCTTGCGCGAATGAACCATTTCAAGTTCTCCATCTATACCCTGCTCGGCGCGGGCATCTGGTGCAGCGTCCTTGCATGGATCGGTTATGTCCTGGGAGAAAACCAGGACCTCATCATGAAATACTCCCACCAGGCGGTCATAGGAGTCATCCTCTTCAGTGTAGTCTTGATCGCTGTATATGTGTGGCGGCACCGGAGGAAGTCTCTCTGA